From a region of the Oceanithermus desulfurans genome:
- the coaE gene encoding dephospho-CoA kinase (Dephospho-CoA kinase (CoaE) performs the final step in coenzyme A biosynthesis.), translating to MKVVALTGNIGSGKTTVARELERLGAEVIYADELARQARAALAPEICRAFPDACVGGRPDDRRLARRVFADPEARRRLEGMIHPWVRRAVLERLERLAQSANPPELVVLELPLLFETGWNPARDGVLVVAAPEALRARRVAERSGLSLDEFRARDAAQLPQEEKVRRADWVIVNDGDLDALRARVQRWYAEVVREASA from the coding sequence GTGAAGGTCGTCGCCCTCACGGGCAACATCGGCAGCGGCAAGACCACGGTCGCGCGCGAGCTCGAGCGGCTGGGGGCGGAGGTGATCTACGCCGACGAGCTGGCGCGGCAGGCGCGCGCGGCGCTGGCACCGGAGATCTGCCGCGCCTTTCCCGACGCTTGCGTCGGCGGCCGTCCCGACGACCGCAGGTTGGCGCGGCGGGTCTTCGCGGATCCCGAGGCGCGCCGGCGCCTCGAGGGCATGATTCACCCCTGGGTCCGGCGGGCCGTTCTGGAGCGGCTCGAACGGCTGGCGCAAAGCGCCAATCCGCCCGAGCTGGTCGTGCTCGAGCTGCCGCTGCTCTTCGAGACCGGCTGGAACCCGGCGCGTGACGGCGTCCTCGTCGTCGCGGCGCCCGAGGCGTTGCGCGCGCGGCGCGTGGCCGAGCGTTCGGGCCTGTCGCTCGACGAGTTCCGCGCCCGCGACGCCGCGCAGCTTCCCCAGGAGGAGAAGGTGCGCCGGGCCGACTGGGTGATCGTCAACGACGGCGACCTCGACGCACTGCGCGCGCGGGTGCAGCGCTGGTATGCGGAGGTGGTGCGTGAAGCTTCAGCATGA
- a CDS encoding HD domain-containing protein: MVRVIGRVRLPELPCWPEGGWLVGGAVRDLWWGLEPRDFDFTAADPAQAAQACAARTGGALVCLDARRDHWRVVAGERSYDFTPAPNRLDEDLLRRDFTVNALAASPRGAVLAPATARYDLARRILRTPSAAVLGSDPLRPLRGARLAVTHALRPEARTLGWIRSLARRQRFGRRPAWERARDELDWILMHPRAAWGFQLLWRWGLADVYLPEWVTGAGVEQRGYHHLDVLRHELETLHQLLWRFPEAERELRWAALLHDLAKPLVRRWDPERGYYRFFHHDEDGAALTATLLRRLRYGRAVVTAVRRLVRQHMQVPPATPRARRRWLLRHRGLLPDLVMLQIADRAATRGPRSGDVEARLEPLYRALEEAREAVRQGEPEPLLDGEEVMALLGLEPGPLVGRALQALREAQWLGTVRQREEAVRFVEWWYATEAAGTGRSGDA; encoded by the coding sequence GTGGTCCGGGTGATCGGTCGCGTGCGCCTGCCCGAACTGCCCTGCTGGCCCGAAGGCGGCTGGCTCGTGGGCGGGGCGGTGCGCGACCTCTGGTGGGGGCTCGAGCCGCGGGACTTCGACTTCACCGCCGCCGACCCCGCCCAAGCGGCGCAGGCCTGCGCCGCGCGCACCGGCGGCGCACTCGTCTGCCTCGACGCCCGGCGCGACCACTGGCGGGTGGTGGCGGGCGAACGGAGCTACGACTTCACCCCCGCCCCGAACCGACTCGACGAAGACCTGCTGCGGCGCGATTTCACCGTCAACGCCCTGGCCGCGAGCCCTCGCGGTGCCGTCCTGGCTCCCGCGACCGCGCGTTACGACCTGGCGCGACGGATACTGCGGACGCCGTCCGCCGCCGTGCTCGGGTCCGACCCCCTCCGTCCGCTGCGCGGCGCCCGCCTTGCGGTGACCCACGCGCTCCGCCCCGAAGCGCGCACGCTGGGCTGGATCCGGTCGCTTGCCCGGCGGCAGCGCTTCGGGCGCCGGCCCGCCTGGGAGCGTGCCCGCGACGAGCTGGACTGGATCCTGATGCACCCCCGGGCCGCCTGGGGTTTTCAGCTGCTCTGGCGCTGGGGGCTGGCCGACGTCTACCTGCCCGAGTGGGTCACCGGCGCCGGGGTGGAGCAGCGGGGCTACCACCACCTCGACGTCCTGCGCCACGAGCTGGAGACCCTGCACCAGCTGCTCTGGCGGTTCCCCGAGGCCGAACGCGAGCTGCGCTGGGCCGCGCTGCTCCACGACCTGGCCAAGCCGCTGGTACGGCGCTGGGACCCGGAACGCGGCTACTACCGTTTCTTCCACCACGACGAGGACGGCGCCGCGCTGACGGCGACGCTGCTGCGGCGGCTGCGCTACGGCCGTGCGGTCGTCACCGCGGTCCGCCGCCTCGTCCGGCAGCACATGCAGGTCCCCCCCGCCACGCCGCGCGCCCGGAGACGCTGGCTGCTGCGCCACCGCGGCCTGCTGCCCGATTTGGTCATGCTGCAGATCGCCGACCGGGCGGCCACGCGCGGCCCGCGCTCCGGCGACGTGGAGGCGCGCCTCGAGCCCCTTTACCGGGCGCTCGAGGAGGCCCGCGAAGCCGTACGGCAGGGCGAGCCCGAACCCCTGCTCGACGGCGAGGAGGTCATGGCGCTGTTGGGTCTCGAGCCCGGCCCCCTGGTGGGCCGGGCGCTCCAGGCGCTTCGCGAGGCCCAGTGGCTGGGTACGGTCCGGCAACGGGAGGAAGCCGTGCGTTTCGTAGAATGGTGGTATGCCACCGAAGCTGCGGGAACTGGACGTTCAGGAGACGCCTGA
- the metG gene encoding methionine--tRNA ligase produces the protein MKKTFYVTTPIYYVNARPHIGHAYTTINADFLARWHRLDGYDTFFLTGTDEHGEKIAQAAERAGKPPQQFVDEVAEEFKKAWEVLHISYDDFIRTTEPRHKRVVQRYLQEIHDRGDIYYGEYEGLYCVGCERFLTEKELVDGKCPDHGVEPEPRREGNYFFKMEKYRTWLRDHIQKHPGFIRPERYRNEVLSILSEPIGDLSISRPKSRVSWGIELPWDPDHVTYVWFDALLNYVSALGYPDGERFKTYWPAAQHMIGKDILKTHAVFWPTMLKAGDVEVYKHLNVGGHLLADGRKMSKSLGNVIDPFEWARKYGPDAVRYYLLKETPYGLDGVVSEAGLVERYNADLANDLGNLLQRVRTMVLKYREGRLRQQPPGPAERELVESAEALVPRVRERIGELRFNQALEEVLQFVRGLNRYINERAPWKIRDPEDLDRVLYTAVEGMRVASVLLEPAMPVKMAELRTALGLGSLRVADVERWGGLPDGHRLPAEAPILFPKVEQRRTTGDAPKPEKKEAPPVAYDDFAKLDLRVARVVAAEKHPNADRLLVLRLDVGGEERTVVGGLAEHYRPEELVGRRVVLLANLKPRKLRGVVSHGMLLAAEGAEGELALLTPDKDVVPGSKIS, from the coding sequence GTGAAGAAGACCTTTTACGTCACCACGCCCATCTACTACGTCAACGCGCGGCCGCACATCGGCCACGCCTACACGACGATCAACGCCGACTTCCTGGCGCGCTGGCACCGGCTCGACGGCTACGACACCTTCTTCCTGACCGGAACCGACGAGCACGGGGAGAAGATCGCCCAGGCCGCCGAACGTGCGGGCAAACCGCCGCAGCAGTTCGTGGACGAGGTCGCCGAGGAGTTCAAGAAAGCCTGGGAAGTCCTTCACATATCCTACGACGATTTCATCCGCACGACCGAGCCGCGGCACAAACGGGTGGTGCAGCGCTACCTGCAGGAGATCCACGACCGGGGCGACATCTACTACGGCGAGTACGAGGGCCTTTACTGCGTGGGGTGCGAGCGGTTCCTTACCGAAAAGGAGCTCGTGGACGGCAAGTGCCCCGATCACGGGGTGGAGCCGGAGCCAAGGCGCGAGGGCAACTACTTCTTCAAGATGGAGAAGTACCGTACCTGGCTGCGCGACCACATCCAGAAGCACCCCGGCTTCATCCGCCCCGAGCGCTACCGCAACGAGGTGCTCTCGATCCTCTCGGAGCCCATCGGCGACCTTTCCATCTCGCGGCCCAAGAGCCGCGTGAGCTGGGGCATCGAGCTGCCCTGGGACCCGGACCACGTCACCTACGTCTGGTTCGACGCTTTGCTCAACTACGTTTCCGCCCTTGGTTATCCCGACGGTGAGCGCTTCAAGACGTACTGGCCGGCAGCCCAGCACATGATCGGCAAGGACATCCTCAAGACCCACGCGGTCTTCTGGCCGACGATGCTGAAAGCGGGCGACGTGGAAGTCTACAAGCACCTCAACGTCGGCGGCCACCTGCTCGCGGACGGGCGCAAGATGTCCAAAAGCCTCGGCAACGTCATCGACCCCTTCGAGTGGGCCAGGAAGTACGGGCCGGACGCGGTGCGCTACTACCTCCTCAAGGAGACCCCCTACGGCCTCGACGGCGTGGTCAGCGAAGCGGGTCTGGTGGAACGCTACAACGCCGACCTCGCCAACGACCTCGGCAACCTGCTGCAGCGCGTGCGCACGATGGTGCTGAAGTACCGCGAGGGGCGGCTGCGTCAGCAGCCGCCCGGCCCGGCGGAGCGCGAGCTCGTCGAGTCCGCGGAGGCGCTGGTCCCCCGGGTGCGTGAACGGATCGGCGAGCTGCGCTTCAACCAGGCGCTCGAAGAGGTGCTGCAGTTCGTCCGGGGGCTGAACCGCTACATCAACGAGCGCGCTCCCTGGAAGATCCGGGATCCCGAAGACCTGGACCGTGTCCTCTACACCGCGGTGGAGGGCATGCGCGTCGCGTCGGTGCTGCTCGAGCCGGCGATGCCGGTGAAGATGGCCGAGCTACGAACCGCCCTGGGTCTGGGTTCGCTGCGCGTGGCCGACGTGGAGCGTTGGGGCGGACTGCCCGACGGCCACCGGCTACCGGCGGAGGCGCCGATCCTCTTTCCCAAGGTCGAGCAGCGGCGCACCACCGGCGACGCGCCCAAGCCCGAAAAGAAGGAGGCGCCGCCGGTCGCCTACGACGACTTCGCCAAGCTCGACCTGCGGGTGGCCCGGGTCGTGGCCGCGGAAAAGCATCCCAACGCCGACCGCCTGCTCGTCCTCCGGCTCGACGTCGGAGGAGAGGAGCGCACCGTCGTCGGCGGTCTGGCGGAGCACTACCGCCCGGAGGAACTGGTGGGCCGGCGGGTGGTGCTGCTCGCCAACCTCAAGCCGCGCAAGCTGCGCGGGGTCGTTTCCCACGGTATGCTGCTCGCCGCCGAGGGCGCGGAAGGTGAGCTGGCGCTGCTCACGCCCGACAAGGACGTGGTTCCCGGTTCGAAGATCAGCTAG
- the amrB gene encoding AmmeMemoRadiSam system protein B, whose amino-acid sequence MPPKLRELDVQETPEGLALTDPLGLSEQVLILSPEAYYIATLFDGTRSLEDVQALLLREHGSVVPREKLEELLTALEKARFLEDPQIRELAEERLRAYLREPRPMALADRSYPRDPEAFRRYVETLRAFHTGEVVPASGGLLMPHLEPARVPELYGVAIEAMRRTPPPERVVVLGVAHRGVAEVAAAWGTPLETPLGPLPVDLEALQALDALLPFELFNSPLAFREEHSIEFPAVFMKAAWTDAAPPVLPLIVSGDPERKAGLDELARALALLAERYPLWPLASVDLSHVGARFGHPPLDHERVTQARTVDRRYLELVAAGSFDAAWASLVPAGNPTYVDAYAAVHAGHRLFAGRGAVLDYALSPEIPTLSAVGAGVVAFETS is encoded by the coding sequence ATGCCACCGAAGCTGCGGGAACTGGACGTTCAGGAGACGCCTGAGGGCCTCGCCCTCACCGACCCTCTGGGCCTGTCGGAGCAGGTGCTGATCCTCAGCCCCGAGGCCTACTACATCGCCACCCTGTTCGACGGTACGCGCAGCCTCGAAGACGTCCAGGCGCTGCTGCTGCGCGAGCACGGCTCGGTCGTGCCGCGGGAAAAGCTGGAAGAGCTGCTGACGGCCCTGGAGAAGGCCCGCTTCCTCGAGGACCCCCAGATCCGCGAACTCGCCGAAGAGCGGCTGCGGGCCTATCTGCGCGAACCCCGCCCCATGGCGCTGGCCGACCGCAGCTACCCCCGCGATCCGGAGGCGTTTCGCCGCTACGTGGAAACCCTGCGCGCGTTCCACACGGGCGAGGTCGTGCCGGCCTCCGGAGGACTGCTGATGCCCCACCTGGAGCCGGCGCGGGTTCCCGAGCTCTACGGCGTCGCGATCGAGGCCATGCGCCGCACGCCGCCCCCGGAGCGGGTCGTCGTCCTGGGCGTCGCCCACCGCGGCGTCGCCGAGGTCGCGGCTGCCTGGGGCACGCCGCTGGAAACCCCGCTCGGGCCGCTCCCGGTCGACCTGGAGGCCTTGCAGGCCCTGGACGCGCTGCTGCCGTTCGAGCTCTTCAACAGCCCGCTTGCCTTTCGCGAGGAGCACTCGATCGAGTTTCCGGCCGTCTTCATGAAGGCGGCCTGGACCGACGCCGCGCCGCCGGTCCTCCCGCTGATCGTCAGCGGCGATCCGGAACGCAAGGCCGGGCTCGACGAGCTGGCCCGTGCGCTCGCGCTGCTCGCCGAACGCTACCCGCTCTGGCCGCTGGCCAGCGTGGACCTCTCGCACGTGGGCGCCCGCTTCGGCCACCCGCCCCTCGACCACGAGCGGGTAACGCAGGCGCGCACGGTCGACCGCCGCTACCTCGAGCTGGTGGCCGCAGGGTCGTTCGACGCCGCCTGGGCGTCGCTGGTCCCGGCCGGCAACCCCACCTACGTTGACGCCTACGCCGCGGTGCACGCAGGGCATCGGCTCTTCGCCGGCCGCGGCGCCGTCCTGGACTACGCCCTCTCGCCCGAGATCCCCACCCTGAGCGCGGTGGGGGCGGGCGTGGTCGCCTTTGAGACTAGCTGA